One window from the genome of Streptomyces sp. WZ-12 encodes:
- the rplN gene encoding 50S ribosomal protein L14 translates to MIQQESRLRVADNTGAKEILTIRVLGGSGRRYAGIGDVIVATVKDAIPGGNVKKGDVVKAVIVRTVKERRRPDGSYIRFDENAAVILKNDGDPRGTRIFGPVGRELREKKFMKIISLAPEVL, encoded by the coding sequence GTGATCCAGCAGGAGTCTCGGCTTCGCGTCGCCGACAACACGGGTGCGAAGGAAATCCTCACCATCCGTGTTCTCGGTGGCTCGGGTCGACGCTACGCGGGCATCGGTGACGTCATCGTTGCCACCGTCAAGGACGCGATCCCCGGCGGCAACGTGAAGAAGGGTGACGTCGTCAAGGCCGTCATCGTTCGCACCGTCAAGGAGCGCCGCCGTCCGGACGGCTCGTACATCCGCTTCGACGAGAACGCGGCCGTCATCCTCAAGAACGATGGCGACCCCCGCGGCACCCGTATCTTCGGCCCCGTGGGCCGTGAGCTGCGCGAGAAGAAGTTCATGAAGATCATCTCGCTCGCGCCGGAGGTGCTGTAA
- the rpmC gene encoding 50S ribosomal protein L29, which yields MSAVTKASELRELNNEDLVAKLREAKEELFNLRFQAATGQLENHGRLKAVRKDIARIYTLMRERELGIETVESA from the coding sequence ATGTCGGCCGTTACCAAGGCGTCCGAGCTGCGCGAGCTGAACAACGAGGACCTCGTTGCCAAGCTCCGTGAGGCCAAGGAAGAACTGTTCAACCTCCGCTTCCAGGCGGCGACCGGACAGCTCGAAAACCACGGCCGGCTGAAGGCCGTCCGCAAGGACATCGCCCGGATCTACACCCTGATGCGTGAGCGCGAGCTCGGCATCGAGACGGTGGAGAGCGCCTGA
- the rplP gene encoding 50S ribosomal protein L16, giving the protein MLIPRRVKHRKQHHPKRNGMAKGGTELAFGEYGIQAVTAAYVTNRQIESARIAMTRHIKRGGKVWINIYPDRPLTKKPAETRMGSGKGSPEWWIANVKPGRVMFELSFPNEKVAKEALTRAAHKLPMKCRIVRREAGES; this is encoded by the coding sequence ATGCTGATCCCTCGCAGGGTCAAGCACCGCAAGCAGCACCACCCGAAGCGGAACGGTATGGCCAAGGGCGGTACCGAGCTGGCCTTCGGTGAGTACGGCATCCAGGCCGTTACCGCGGCCTACGTGACGAACCGGCAGATCGAGTCCGCTCGTATCGCCATGACCCGTCACATCAAGCGTGGCGGCAAGGTGTGGATCAACATCTACCCCGACCGCCCGCTGACGAAGAAGCCGGCCGAGACCCGCATGGGTTCCGGTAAGGGTTCGCCGGAGTGGTGGATCGCGAACGTCAAGCCCGGTCGGGTGATGTTCGAGCTGTCTTTCCCGAACGAAAAGGTTGCCAAGGAGGCGCTGACCCGCGCCGCCCACAAGCTTCCGATGAAGTGCCGCATCGTTCGGCGCGAGGCAGGTGAATCGTGA
- the rpsQ gene encoding 30S ribosomal protein S17, translating to MSEKNVTEQKTERGFRKTREGLVVSDKMDKTVVVAVEDRVKHALYGKVIRRTNKLKAHDEQNAAGVGDRVLLMETRPLSATKRWRVVEILEKAK from the coding sequence ATGAGCGAGAAGAATGTGACTGAGCAGAAGACCGAGCGCGGTTTCCGCAAGACCCGCGAGGGTCTGGTCGTCAGCGACAAGATGGACAAGACCGTCGTCGTCGCCGTCGAGGACCGCGTTAAGCACGCGCTGTACGGCAAGGTCATCCGCCGTACCAACAAGCTCAAGGCGCACGACGAGCAGAACGCCGCGGGCGTCGGCGACCGTGTCCTCCTCATGGAGACCCGGCCGCTGTCCGCGACGAAGCGCTGGCGCGTCGTCGAGATCCTCGAAAAGGCCAAGTAA
- the rplX gene encoding 50S ribosomal protein L24, which translates to MKIKKGDLVQVITGKDKGKQGKVIAAYPREDRVLVEGVNRVKKHTKAGQTARGSQTGGIVTTEAPIHVSNVQLVVEKDGNKVVTRVGYRFDDEGNKIRVAKRTGEDI; encoded by the coding sequence ATGAAGATCAAGAAGGGCGACCTGGTCCAGGTCATCACCGGTAAGGACAAGGGCAAGCAGGGCAAGGTCATCGCGGCCTACCCCCGCGAGGACCGCGTCCTGGTCGAGGGTGTCAACCGGGTCAAGAAGCACACCAAGGCCGGACAGACCGCTCGTGGTTCGCAGACCGGCGGCATCGTGACGACCGAGGCCCCCATCCACGTCAGCAACGTTCAGCTGGTCGTGGAGAAGGACGGCAACAAGGTCGTCACCCGCGTCGGGTACCGCTTCGACGACGAGGGCAACAAGATCCGCGTTGCCAAGCGGACCGGTGAGGACATCTGA